The Chryseobacterium nakagawai genome has a segment encoding these proteins:
- a CDS encoding DUF5958 family protein, translating to MLGIIDQVFINKYGQDLVNIDPFKILFSNFNIENKRDYLEGIISLIMQSKLQNEDVESAIKTSGLKPTFTPCVLLKKGVANHNLIKLINLPETELEKTLVLLMNLFKIGYKRRFIEEKNNPDKWWYWDLSEINTEDKILKNYG from the coding sequence ATGTTAGGAATTATTGATCAAGTTTTTATTAACAAGTATGGGCAAGATCTTGTAAATATTGATCCTTTTAAAATACTGTTTTCAAATTTTAATATAGAAAACAAAAGAGATTATTTAGAAGGAATAATATCTCTTATCATGCAGTCTAAACTACAGAATGAAGATGTAGAATCAGCTATAAAAACTAGTGGTTTAAAGCCGACTTTTACACCTTGTGTTCTATTAAAAAAAGGTGTTGCAAATCATAATTTGATAAAGTTAATTAATTTACCAGAGACTGAATTAGAAAAGACACTGGTTTTATTGATGAACTTGTTTAAAATTGGATATAAAAGAAGGTTTATAGAGGAAAAAAATAATCCTGATAAATGGTGGTACTGGGATCTATCTGAGATTAATACAGAAGATAAAATTCTGAAAAATTATGGATAA
- a CDS encoding HNH endonuclease, with protein MKESQPVSHLGDVPLSGPGITGIKSIIQAEAIGAYYSVAYEMKLAKYLYPGKSGYIHFKAVNTALSDAMKSDARFAEGITDLGITIPKSVTGNIGGTSPKNWVWHHDVGQGVMQLVPKSQHPSIPGGIFWKTMHPDGKGGMSIWGSGYKKK; from the coding sequence ATGAAGGAATCGCAACCAGTATCGCACCTAGGCGATGTTCCTTTAAGTGGACCAGGTATTACTGGTATTAAAAGTATAATACAGGCAGAGGCTATCGGTGCATATTATTCTGTAGCGTATGAAATGAAGCTAGCTAAATACCTTTATCCGGGAAAAAGCGGATACATACATTTTAAGGCAGTTAATACGGCTCTTTCAGATGCTATGAAATCAGATGCCAGATTTGCCGAAGGAATTACAGATTTAGGGATTACAATTCCAAAATCTGTAACAGGAAATATTGGGGGTACATCCCCTAAAAACTGGGTTTGGCACCATGATGTAGGGCAAGGTGTTATGCAATTGGTTCCTAAATCACAACATCCAAGTATACCGGGGGGTATATTTTGGAAAACAATGCACCCTGACGGTAAAGGTGGAATGTCAATCTGGGGTAGCGGATATAAAAAGAAATAA
- a CDS encoding DMP19 family protein: MDNQELIEKTYLESTKGIKEEWFYSDVPHWYSYVVNLPKDLQATYLTVILENQVLNGGFHQYFVNAYGQFAKETIDALIEIGALKKSNLLDKALKIVQGEGMSDIEFRKELINKTLKKLYIDDDLFAPLEELDDIYYDIEDEYISDLLGEYLRKDFRKRSCRR; the protein is encoded by the coding sequence ATGGATAATCAAGAATTAATAGAAAAAACTTACTTAGAATCTACTAAAGGAATTAAAGAAGAATGGTTTTATAGCGATGTTCCACATTGGTATAGCTATGTTGTTAATCTTCCAAAGGACTTACAAGCTACGTATTTGACAGTTATTTTGGAAAATCAAGTCCTAAATGGCGGATTTCACCAGTATTTTGTGAATGCATACGGACAGTTTGCAAAGGAGACAATAGATGCTTTAATAGAAATAGGCGCTTTAAAAAAATCAAATTTATTAGATAAAGCTTTGAAGATTGTACAAGGCGAAGGCATGAGTGACATTGAGTTTAGGAAAGAATTGATTAACAAAACGCTTAAAAAGCTTTACATAGACGATGATTTATTTGCTCCTTTAGAGGAATTGGATGATATATACTATGATATTGAAGATGAATATATTTCTGATTTACTGGGCGAATATTTAAGAAAAGATTTTAGAAAGAGAAGTTGTAGAAGGTAA
- a CDS encoding RHS repeat-associated core domain-containing protein, with protein sequence MRGKELQETGMYDYGARMLIPDLGRWNGIDQLTENYHSKSPYAYVMNNPLSFTDPDGRQINREERGWSFSGEDIGWAMSYFQNGGSLKALDNALESWNAGRGSFEGNNDNFWTKFEGLNLSLPPVTLTGKIGAVWALQLRNHVNAYMEQWNGQYSARFFEDRVGDQVLPPKKTALGKFWSFISPRIWKEGGMSYMVNYEGIATGIAPIIGDVPLSGPGLKGIITTEGSITKALFATEKEIISSGDFLRIENAATRINKPITVVGSRATGKAKAYSDWDYVIENLNNKEWSKIKNSIPGARSTIDNTPRNIDIFKKLDLSRPYLTIHPR encoded by the coding sequence ATTAGAGGTAAAGAACTTCAGGAAACCGGAATGTATGATTACGGAGCCCGAATGCTGATACCCGATTTAGGAAGATGGAACGGGATAGATCAACTAACGGAAAACTATCATTCTAAAAGCCCATATGCGTATGTGATGAACAATCCTTTGTCCTTCACAGATCCTGATGGCAGGCAAATAAACAGAGAAGAAAGGGGATGGTCTTTTTCAGGGGAAGATATTGGCTGGGCAATGAGCTATTTCCAGAATGGAGGTAGTCTCAAAGCATTAGACAATGCACTTGAATCCTGGAATGCAGGAAGAGGAAGTTTTGAGGGTAATAATGATAACTTCTGGACGAAATTTGAAGGATTAAATCTTTCATTGCCACCAGTGACACTTACCGGGAAAATTGGTGCAGTTTGGGCGCTACAGCTTCGCAATCATGTAAATGCTTACATGGAGCAGTGGAATGGTCAATATAGCGCTAGGTTTTTTGAGGATAGAGTTGGAGATCAGGTACTTCCTCCCAAAAAAACGGCATTAGGGAAGTTTTGGTCATTTATAAGTCCTCGGATCTGGAAGGAAGGCGGAATGTCATATATGGTAAACTATGAAGGAATAGCTACGGGTATTGCACCTATAATAGGCGATGTTCCTTTAAGTGGGCCAGGATTAAAAGGTATAATAACGACTGAAGGATCAATTACGAAAGCATTATTTGCTACTGAAAAGGAAATAATATCCTCAGGAGATTTTTTAAGAATTGAAAATGCTGCAACGAGAATTAATAAACCAATTACAGTAGTTGGTAGCAGAGCAACTGGAAAAGCTAAGGCATATTCTGATTGGGATTATGTTATTGAAAATCTTAATAACAAGGAATGGTCAAAAATAAAAAACTCAATCCCAGGAGCTAGATCTACAATAGATAACACTCCACGAAATATTGATATTTTTAAGAAACTTGATCTATCAAGGCCATATCTTACTATTCATCCACGTTAA